In the genome of Colletotrichum lupini chromosome 8, complete sequence, one region contains:
- a CDS encoding S1/P1 Nuclease produces MIRPPWLRRHRVWMVTDEHPGAGVPRPTHLCRAPTPAARSAPVIRVDVNLEESQAIMRLSGTVALLGASLHGVAAWGSLGHIATAYLASHFVANTTEVFFQDLLRNDSEHYLAGVATWADTIRYTRWGHFTGPFHFIDAKDSPPDYCGVDLERDCKDQGCVVTALANYTARSLDPKLSGWERNQAARFVVHFIGDMHQPLHNEDVARGGNGIHVKWQGSDYNLHHVWDSSIAEKLIGGSRRRPYDNAKKWADELADEVKTGKFAAQKAEWLKSLDFNNVNATGLEWAREGNAFVCTHVFPEGPRAIVGQELSGEYFQKAAPVIELQVARAGVRMAAWLDLIAAAYQDLAKTAEPVMEDL; encoded by the exons ATGATTCGCCCTCCGTGGCTGAGGCGGCACCGGGTGTGGATGGTCACGGACGAGCACCCCGGCGCAGGCGTTCCTCGGCCAACTCACCTCTGCCGGGCGCCTACACCAGCGGCCCGCTCAGCGCCAGTCATCCGTGTTGACGTTAACCTGGAAG AATCGCAAGCCATCATGAGGCTTTCGGGCACTGTCGCACTGCTCGGTGCATCGCTGCACGGGGTTGCTGCATGGGGAA GTCTGGGTCACATTGCGACTGCGTATCTAGCCAGCCACTTTGTCGCCAACACAACCGAAGTCTTCTTCCAGGACCTGCTGCGTAATGATTCCGAGCACTACCTTGCCGGCGTCGCCACTTGGGCTGATACGATCCGGTACACGCGCTGGGGACACTTCACCGGGCCCTTCCACTTTATCGACGCCAAAGATAGTCCGCCCGACTATTGCGGCGTCGACCTCGAGCGGGATTGCAAAGACCAAGGCTGCGTTGTGACGGCACTCGCAAACTACACCGCCCGGTCTCTGGATCCCAAGCTGAGCGGGTGGGAACGCAACCAGGCGGCGAGGTTCGTCGTGCACTTCATCGGTGACATGCACCAGCCTCTCCACAACGAAGATGTGGCCCGGGGAGGCAACGGCATCCACGTTAAGTGGCAGGGTTCCGATTACAACCTCCACCACGTCTGGGACAGCTCCATTGCCGAAAAGCTGATAGGAGGCTCTCGTCGGAGGCCCTACGACAACGCGAAGAAATGGGCGGATGAGCTTGCTGACGAGGTCAAGACTGGAAAGTTTGCTGCGCAAAAGGCAGAGTGGCTGAAGAGTCTGGACTTCAACAACGTCAACGCTACCGGCCTAGAGTGGGCGAGAGAGGGAAACGCTTTCGTTTGCACCCATG tattcccagAGGGGCCGCGAGCTATTGTCGGCCAAGAACTTAGCGGCGAGTACTTCCAAAAGGCGGCACCTGTGATTGAGCTTCAGGTCGCCCGCGCGGGTGTGAGAATGGCTGCTTGGCTGGACCTCATCGCCGCGGCATACCAAGACCTGGCGAAGACGGCCGAACCTGTCATGGAAGACTTGTAA
- a CDS encoding alcohol dehydrogenase — MQFFTIIALLVPLALAETWNLSGTCSNDLTCEIDDQYTSPTLVCGNQNGHFSGDGNAGKTGCVPAGTKCTYVWTFLFENPGPDAQVVVREDVPVGTPGPFEVLVQLDFTGLCGSEVRALRGWGAYDPILGHEGIGRVVKLGDNVSESLLKKKVGVKWLYSACGECSVCARGFPNNCSKQLNTGKHRPGTLQRYVVADSRYLTLIPEGLNDEEAGPLLCAGLTMMGALSMLDNDLSRGDWVVIQGAGGGLGHLGVQIASKLKGFRVIAVDTGDEKRKYLESRADAFIDYATEDVEKSIMSLTGEGAHAIIVVPGSEDAYRIAPKLLRSMGTIICVGLPRNDFELPISVAQCALKALTIKGAMVGTEDQMTELLQAAEKGTIRASIDLLSFSHVPEIMTQLEKGEVSGRAVNATKMAPSPPKSSPKSSTNSPPNDGDDTIDAIIPDEINDEDASTIGPSVASSSTSVSSSILDYRIENGRTYHKYKDGTPPNAADSRVRRVLDIGTGTGIWAVDFGDEHPEAELIASSTPPNVRFEIDDVEDTWTFSRPFDYIHSRVMTSSVKSWEDFIRECFDPGGYLELNEIDPCPLSDDGTLQETSAVIKSVRMLEQAANIFGRPYHTAQALQETLTKVGFEDVTVQRFKWPTNPWPRDARHKELGIWTHENLVAGWEGFCMAPFTRALNWSREEVMILMMQVRKEFSDRSIHAYFPV; from the exons ATGCAGTTCTTCACCATCATCGCTCTCCTGGTGCCTTTGGCCCTCGCAGAGACCTGGAACCTTTCCGGCACCTGCTCCAACGACCTCACGTGCGAGATCGACGACCAGTACACCAGCCCTACACTGGTCTGCGGTAACCAGAACGGACATTTCTCTGGCGACGGCAACGCAGGAAAGACGGGCTGCGTCCCTGCTGGCACCAAGTGCACTTACGTCTGGACTT TTCTGTTTGAGAACCCCGGCCCTGATGCACAGGTCGTTGTCCGGGAAGATGTCCCAGTCGGAACCCCCGGGCCGTTTGAAGTTCTCGTTCAACTTGACTTCACTGGATTATG CGGGTCAGAAGTCCGAGCGCTCCGTGGTTGGGGTGCTTACGATCCCATCCTGGGCCATGAAGGTATCGGCAGAGTCGTGAAATTGGGAGACAACGTCTCAGAGTCACTCCTGAAGAAGAAGGTTGGAGTCAAGTGGCTCTATAGCGCCTGCGGAGAATGTTCCGTATGCGCGCGCGGATTCCCCAATAACTGCTCTAAGCAGCTGAATACCGGCAAGCACCGTCCTGGGACCCTTCAGCGATACGTCGTCGCGGACTCGAGATACTTGACCTTGATACCGGAGGGCTTGAACGACGAGGAGGCAGGACCATTGCTTTGTGCGGGCCTCACGATGATGGGCGCGCTTTCGATGCTGGACAATGACTTATCTCGAGGCGACTGGGTGGTAATCCAAGGCGCCGGAGGAGGGCTCGGTCATCTTGGAGTGCAAATCGCATCTAAGCTAAAGGGCTTCCGTGTCATCGCGGTAGACACGGGAGATGAGAAACGGAAGTACCTGGAGAGTAGAGCGGATGCGTTCATTGACTATGCAACTGAGGACGTGGAAAAGTCGATCATGAGTTTGACCGGGGAGGGAGCTCATGCTATCATCGTTGTTCCCGGTTCAGAGGACGCCTATCGAATCGCGCCAAAGCTCTTGAGGTCTATGGGGACAATCATTTGCGTTGGGCTACCTCGAAATGATTTCGAGTTGCCCATCTCAGTTGCTCAGTGTGCCCTGAAAG CTCTGACAATCAAGGGTGCCATGGTCGGGACAGAAGATCAAATGACGGAGCTGCTTCAGGCAGCTGAGAAGGGAACGATCCGGGCTTCCATAGACCTTTTATCCTTCTCGCATGTTCCCGAGATCATGACCCAGCTAGAGAAAGGAGAGGTTTCTGGACGGGCCGTG AACGCGACGAAGATGGCACCTTCTCCGCCCAAATCCTCTCCGAAGTCATCGACGAACTCGCCCCCAAATGATGGCGATGATACTATCGACGCTATTATTCCAGATGAG ATCAACGACGAGGACGCCTCAACAATTGGACCC AGCGTCGCATCCTCCAGTACGAGCGTAAGCAGTTCGATTCTCGACTACCGCATAGAGAACGGACGCACGTATCACAAGTACAAAGACGGCA CCCCGCCGAATGCCGCTGACTCTAGGGTCCGTCGCGTCCTTGATATCGGCACAGGCACGGGCATTTGGGCAGTCGACTTTGGCGATGAGCATCCCGAGGCTGAG CTGATCGCAAGTAGCACCCCTCCCAATGTCCGCTTCGAGATTGACGACGTCGAGGACACTTGGACGTTTTCTCGGCCGTTTGATTACATCCACAGTCGCGTCATGACCTCGTCGGTCAAGAGCTGGGAAGATTTCATCCGCGAGTGCTTCGA CCCCGGGGGATACCTCGAGCTGAACGAAATCGATCCCTGCCCTCTGTCCGACGACGGCACCCTCCAAGAGACGTCCGCAGTCATCAAGTCGGTCCGCATGCTAGAACAGGCTGCTAACATCTTCGGTCGCCCTTACCACACCGCGCAAGCACTCCAAGAGACTCTGACAAAAGTCGGCTTCGAGGATGTGACTGTACAGAGATTCAAGTGGCCGACGAACCCTTGGCCGCGAGATGCCCGTCATAAGGAGCTTGGGATCTGGACCCACGAGAATCTGGTTGCCGGCTGGGAGGGCTTCTGCATGGCACCTTTTACCAGGGCCCTGAATTGGTCTAGGGAGGAGGTCATGATTCTCATGATGCAGGTGCGCAAGGAGTTTAGCGATCGGAGCATTCATGCGTACTTCCCGGTGTAA